The following proteins are co-located in the Myroides profundi genome:
- a CDS encoding aspartate-semialdehyde dehydrogenase: MKIAVVGATGMVGEIMLKVLAERNFPVTELIPVASEKSVGKEVEFKGKKYTIKSMEEAVMMKPDIALFSAGGSISLECAPKFAEVGTTVIDNSSAWRMDPTKKLIVPEINADSLTKEDKIIANPNCSTIQLVMALSPLHKKYGIKRVVVSTYQSITGTGVKAVKQLENEYKDVKGDMAYNYPIHRNAIPHCDVFEDNGYTKEEMKLVKETKKILRDDTVLVTATAVRIPVVGGHSETVNIEFEKDFDLGDIRQILHETPGITVQDNTDTNTYPMPLYAEGKDDVFVGRIRRDESQKNTMNMWIVADNLRKGAATNTVQIAEYLVANKLV, from the coding sequence ATGAAAATCGCAGTAGTAGGCGCTACCGGTATGGTAGGTGAAATCATGCTAAAAGTATTAGCGGAGAGAAATTTTCCTGTAACAGAATTAATTCCTGTGGCTTCTGAGAAGTCTGTAGGTAAGGAAGTGGAATTTAAGGGTAAGAAGTATACCATAAAGTCCATGGAAGAGGCTGTTATGATGAAGCCGGATATTGCTTTATTTTCTGCAGGAGGAAGTATCTCTCTAGAGTGTGCTCCAAAGTTCGCTGAGGTAGGTACTACAGTTATAGATAATTCGTCGGCATGGAGAATGGATCCAACGAAGAAATTAATCGTACCTGAGATTAATGCTGATTCTTTAACGAAAGAAGATAAAATTATTGCTAACCCTAACTGTTCTACTATTCAGTTAGTGATGGCATTATCTCCTTTACACAAGAAATATGGGATTAAGAGAGTGGTAGTATCAACGTATCAGTCTATTACTGGTACAGGTGTGAAAGCTGTAAAACAGCTAGAGAATGAGTACAAGGATGTGAAAGGGGATATGGCTTATAACTATCCTATACACCGTAACGCTATTCCTCACTGTGATGTGTTCGAAGATAACGGGTACACTAAAGAGGAAATGAAACTAGTAAAAGAAACGAAGAAGATTCTTAGAGATGACACTGTATTAGTAACAGCTACAGCTGTGCGTATCCCTGTAGTGGGTGGGCATAGTGAGACTGTGAATATTGAGTTTGAAAAAGATTTTGACTTAGGAGATATTAGACAAATTCTACATGAGACTCCTGGTATCACAGTACAAGATAATACAGATACAAATACTTATCCAATGCCGTTATACGCAGAAGGAAAAGACGATGTGTTCGTAGGGCGTATCAGAAGAGATGAGAGTCAGAAAAATACAATGAATATGTGGATCGTAGCAGATAACCTTAGAAAAGGAGCAGCTACGAATACCGTACAAATAGCAGAGTACTTAGTAGCAAATAAGTTAGTATAA
- a CDS encoding response regulator transcription factor, with protein sequence MCRILLIDDHPLIVEGYVLALSKDKLGLGEVVFEKSFDCLLAKETIDAAVERGDLFDLAIVDFSLPSKEGALLRDGGDIVAYIKKVMPYCKTIILTGHTEVITIYNIVKNIRPDGLVSKHEITPDNLLDIVKRVLIGDRYQSDIVKHCLNEIVRKEVMYDDYNREILVLLSKGYKLQELENHIPLSNPAIKKRLAKMKHVFEVSDTANLIQLVLKEGFV encoded by the coding sequence ATGTGCAGAATACTGTTAATAGATGACCATCCTCTTATCGTAGAAGGATATGTGCTGGCGCTCTCTAAAGATAAATTAGGACTTGGTGAGGTTGTCTTTGAAAAGTCTTTTGACTGTTTACTTGCCAAAGAAACTATAGACGCTGCAGTGGAACGGGGTGATCTATTTGACCTTGCTATTGTTGATTTTTCTTTGCCTAGTAAGGAAGGAGCATTATTACGAGATGGAGGAGATATAGTTGCTTATATAAAGAAAGTAATGCCTTACTGTAAGACTATTATTCTGACAGGTCATACGGAAGTGATTACAATCTATAATATCGTTAAAAACATTAGACCTGATGGGTTAGTAAGTAAGCATGAGATAACACCTGATAACTTATTAGATATCGTAAAACGCGTATTGATAGGAGACCGTTATCAGAGTGATATCGTGAAGCACTGCTTAAATGAAATAGTAAGAAAAGAAGTGATGTATGATGATTATAATAGAGAGATTCTAGTGTTGTTATCTAAAGGATATAAACTACAAGAATTAGAAAATCACATTCCACTATCTAACCCTGCTATCAAGAAAAGATTGGCAAAGATGAAGCATGTGTTCGAAGTATCGGATACTGCTAATCTAATACAATTAGTACTAAAAGAAGGTTTCGTATAA
- a CDS encoding MBL fold metallo-hydrolase: MKIEQIYTGCIAHAAYYVESNGEAAIFDPLRDVEPYLERAKSDNAVIKYVFETHFHADFVSGHLDIMEKTGAKIVFGPTAAPSYEAIIAEDNQVFKLGNIQIKVLHTPGHTMESSTYLIIDEEGKEHAIISGDTLFIGDVGRPDLVQLVKSEITEEILARHLFQSLRNKIMVLPDDVIVYPNHGAGSACGKNMSKETVDTLGNQKKTNYALRADMTEDEFVVELLTGLATPPQYFPKNVLMNITGYEQLDTILDRGKTPLSVEAVKEQMKKKEVILLDTRMPQTFSEGFIPSSINIGLNGQFAVWVGELIKDIKAPIVLITELGKEEESMIRLSRVGYDNTIGYLEGGIEAWKSAGEPIDTITRITPQEMDRLYLEDKGVLLDVRKINEFRSEHLEDSVSLPLNELEDKINVLSRDKKYIIYCAGGYRSMMAASILYKYGITNLVDVLGGYNAISKESTLDHTDFVCPTSML; encoded by the coding sequence ATGAAAATAGAACAGATATATACGGGCTGTATTGCACATGCTGCTTATTATGTAGAGAGTAATGGTGAGGCGGCAATATTTGACCCTCTTCGAGATGTAGAGCCTTATCTAGAAAGAGCTAAAAGCGATAATGCAGTAATTAAGTATGTATTCGAAACACACTTTCATGCAGACTTTGTGAGTGGACACCTTGATATTATGGAGAAGACAGGAGCGAAGATTGTGTTCGGACCTACTGCGGCTCCTAGCTATGAAGCTATTATAGCAGAAGATAATCAAGTGTTTAAACTTGGGAACATTCAGATAAAAGTATTACATACTCCAGGACATACGATGGAGAGTAGTACCTATCTTATTATAGATGAAGAGGGTAAAGAGCACGCAATCATTAGTGGAGATACACTATTCATCGGAGATGTAGGTCGTCCTGACTTAGTACAGCTAGTTAAATCTGAGATTACAGAAGAGATATTGGCTAGACATTTATTCCAATCACTTCGTAATAAAATTATGGTGTTACCTGATGATGTAATCGTGTATCCTAATCATGGTGCAGGGTCTGCCTGTGGTAAGAATATGAGTAAGGAAACGGTGGATACCTTAGGTAATCAGAAAAAAACGAACTATGCGCTACGTGCTGATATGACAGAAGATGAGTTCGTAGTAGAGTTATTAACTGGATTAGCAACACCGCCTCAGTATTTTCCTAAAAATGTATTGATGAACATAACGGGATACGAGCAGCTAGATACAATCTTAGATAGAGGGAAAACTCCGCTGAGTGTAGAGGCTGTGAAGGAACAGATGAAGAAGAAAGAAGTGATTCTGTTAGATACACGTATGCCACAGACGTTCTCAGAGGGCTTTATACCTAGTAGTATTAATATTGGGCTAAATGGTCAGTTCGCTGTTTGGGTAGGTGAATTGATAAAAGATATAAAAGCACCTATCGTTCTAATTACAGAGTTGGGTAAAGAAGAGGAGAGTATGATTAGATTATCCAGAGTAGGATATGATAATACGATAGGGTATCTAGAAGGTGGAATAGAAGCATGGAAGAGTGCAGGTGAGCCAATAGATACGATTACTCGTATAACGCCTCAAGAGATGGATAGGTTGTATCTAGAGGATAAAGGAGTACTGTTAGACGTGCGTAAGATAAATGAGTTTAGATCAGAGCATCTAGAAGATTCAGTGAGTCTTCCGCTGAATGAATTAGAAGATAAAATTAATGTACTATCAAGAGATAAGAAGTATATCATCTACTGTGCTGGAGGATATAGAAGTATGATGGCTGCATCTATATTATATAAGTATGGAATTACGAATCTAGTGGATGTGTTAGGGGGATATAATGCGATAAGTAAGGAGAGTACACTAGACCATACAGACTTTGTGTGTCCTACATCTATGTTATAA
- a CDS encoding prephenate dehydrogenase — protein MAKIVGLVGVGLIGGSIVLDLKEKGFVTKVLASDLSERNASKALELRIADEIVELDALIEKSDIIIIATPVNASVKLVSYVLDRVGDGQYVMDVGSTKSLLDKEIEGHSRRGQFVATHPMAGTEFSGPEAAFKGLFKDRVAIICNPEKSNPKALNAISELYYHLEMRMILMDADSHDEHVGYVSHLSHAISYALAVAVLDKEKDDTAIFNLAAGGFASTVRLAKSSVDMWLPIFEQNAEHVLPILDTYLEKLTQFKTYLEAGDTKGLAGFIAEANRIKDKLKK, from the coding sequence ATGGCAAAAATAGTAGGATTAGTAGGTGTAGGACTAATCGGAGGGTCTATCGTTTTAGACCTTAAAGAAAAAGGGTTTGTAACGAAGGTATTGGCTTCAGATTTATCTGAGCGCAATGCCAGTAAGGCATTAGAACTACGTATCGCAGACGAAATCGTAGAACTAGATGCGTTAATAGAGAAATCAGATATTATCATTATAGCAACACCAGTGAATGCGAGTGTGAAACTGGTGTCGTATGTGTTAGACAGAGTAGGAGATGGACAGTATGTAATGGATGTGGGGTCTACGAAGTCTTTATTAGATAAAGAGATAGAAGGGCATAGCAGAAGAGGGCAATTCGTAGCTACGCATCCGATGGCAGGTACAGAGTTTAGTGGACCAGAGGCGGCGTTTAAAGGGTTGTTTAAAGATAGGGTGGCAATCATCTGTAACCCTGAAAAGTCTAATCCTAAAGCCCTAAATGCAATCTCTGAACTATATTATCACTTAGAGATGCGCATGATTTTAATGGATGCTGACTCGCACGATGAACATGTAGGATATGTGTCTCATCTGTCTCATGCGATATCTTATGCACTGGCAGTAGCAGTCTTAGATAAAGAGAAAGATGATACAGCTATCTTTAATCTAGCAGCAGGAGGGTTTGCTTCTACTGTTCGATTAGCAAAGAGTTCAGTAGATATGTGGTTGCCTATTTTTGAGCAGAATGCAGAGCATGTATTGCCTATTTTAGATACATATCTGGAGAAGTTAACTCAGTTCAAAACGTATTTAGAAGCAGGAGATACTAAGGGATTGGCTGGTTTTATAGCAGAGGCAAATCGCATAAAGGATAAATTGAAAAAATAA
- a CDS encoding Dabb family protein has translation MITHIVMWRLKDENKEANKLEIKRLLEDLKGKIEVLESIAVSFNDPEADPKNFEVILHTTFKNLQDLDIYAKHPEHLKVVDFIKSVVTERVAIDY, from the coding sequence ATGATTACACATATAGTGATGTGGAGGCTGAAAGATGAAAATAAAGAAGCCAATAAATTAGAAATAAAACGACTATTAGAAGATTTAAAAGGAAAGATAGAGGTACTAGAATCTATCGCTGTATCATTTAATGACCCTGAAGCAGATCCAAAAAACTTCGAAGTGATTTTACATACAACATTTAAGAATCTTCAAGACTTAGATATTTATGCAAAACACCCTGAGCATCTAAAAGTAGTTGATTTTATTAAATCAGTAGTAACAGAGAGAGTAGCCATAGACTACTAG
- a CDS encoding toxin-antitoxin system YwqK family antitoxin: MKRIALSLLCLMLPVLTVTAQTKIDFTDIEIVNLGDGQRYIKEVKSSTPLNGKKRIINGVTEQYIDVDLKDGMLNGKWEYYDKSKLKELLNFKNGYMDGKQQAFFVATGKPEYEGNMKMGKKHGEWIYFSSNGNKREMEVYADNSMTKRVTYYTSGQVEQERNFKQGKEDGVSKAFTNEGKMKYERTFVNGKQIGKERSLISSNNGDFFITCNYNDKGNKDGDYTEEWADSKKPKAKGKYLNGQKDGKWTEWTSRGDVKKEETYKNGVRQ; encoded by the coding sequence ATGAAAAGAATAGCCCTGTCATTATTGTGTTTAATGTTGCCTGTACTAACGGTTACAGCACAGACTAAAATAGATTTTACAGATATAGAAATTGTCAATCTTGGAGATGGCCAACGCTATATTAAAGAAGTTAAGTCATCTACTCCTCTTAATGGAAAGAAACGAATCATAAACGGAGTAACCGAACAGTATATAGATGTGGACTTAAAGGATGGTATGTTAAATGGTAAATGGGAGTACTACGATAAAAGTAAGTTGAAAGAATTACTTAATTTTAAAAATGGGTACATGGATGGCAAGCAACAAGCTTTCTTTGTGGCAACTGGTAAGCCGGAATATGAAGGGAATATGAAGATGGGTAAGAAACACGGAGAGTGGATATACTTCAGTAGTAATGGAAATAAACGTGAGATGGAGGTATATGCAGATAATAGTATGACAAAACGCGTTACTTACTATACTAGTGGTCAGGTAGAGCAAGAGCGAAACTTTAAACAAGGTAAAGAAGATGGTGTGTCTAAGGCATTCACTAATGAAGGAAAGATGAAGTATGAACGTACATTCGTCAATGGAAAACAGATCGGTAAAGAGCGTTCATTGATTTCGTCTAACAATGGTGATTTCTTTATCACTTGTAATTATAATGACAAAGGAAATAAAGATGGTGATTACACTGAAGAATGGGCTGATTCTAAAAAGCCAAAAGCTAAAGGAAAATATCTGAATGGACAGAAGGATGGTAAATGGACTGAATGGACTTCTAGAGGAGATGTGAAGAAGGAAGAAACATACAAGAATGGTGTGAGACAGTAA
- a CDS encoding asparaginase, which translates to MNNSPAILLIYTGGTIGMVKDFKTGALRAFNFDQLVERIPELHMLECSIETYSFETPIDSSDMSPALWGKMASVVEENYDKFDGFVILHGSDTMSYSASALSFMLQNLRKPVILTGSQLPIGDLRTDAKENLITAIQVAAVQENNTPVIQEVCLYFEYKLYRGNRTSKVSAELFNAFTSPNIAHLAESGVNLRINKPLLNYTHTQEPLLVHKEMSSNVMILKIFPGIQQNVLEAILNIKDLEGIVLETYGAGNAPTEAWFLTTLGQAIKKGLKVINVTQCSSGSVHMGKYETSTELKEIGVISGKDITTEAAITKLMFLLKQKDLTDFKTAFETPICGEMEE; encoded by the coding sequence ATGAACAATAGTCCTGCTATTCTTTTAATCTATACTGGTGGAACTATCGGTATGGTAAAAGACTTTAAAACAGGTGCTTTACGTGCGTTCAATTTTGATCAGTTAGTAGAGCGTATACCTGAGTTACACATGCTAGAGTGTTCGATAGAGACCTATTCATTCGAAACACCGATAGACTCTTCTGATATGAGCCCTGCCTTATGGGGGAAGATGGCAAGTGTAGTAGAAGAGAACTATGATAAGTTTGACGGATTCGTTATTCTACACGGTTCGGATACGATGTCATACTCAGCATCTGCACTAAGCTTTATGCTTCAGAACTTGCGCAAACCTGTAATATTAACAGGTTCTCAGCTTCCTATTGGAGACTTGCGTACAGATGCTAAAGAAAACCTTATCACGGCTATTCAGGTAGCTGCTGTACAAGAGAACAATACTCCTGTCATTCAGGAGGTATGTTTATACTTTGAATACAAATTATATAGAGGAAATAGAACTTCTAAAGTAAGTGCTGAATTATTTAATGCGTTTACCTCTCCTAATATTGCTCATTTAGCAGAATCAGGAGTGAACCTGCGTATCAATAAACCTCTACTCAACTATACACATACTCAAGAACCATTACTCGTACATAAAGAAATGTCTAGTAATGTGATGATTCTAAAGATATTCCCTGGTATACAGCAGAATGTATTAGAGGCTATTCTAAATATTAAAGATCTTGAAGGAATCGTACTTGAGACTTATGGAGCTGGTAATGCACCTACTGAAGCATGGTTCTTAACAACATTAGGACAGGCTATTAAAAAGGGACTTAAAGTAATCAACGTTACTCAGTGTTCTAGCGGTAGTGTACATATGGGTAAATATGAGACAAGTACAGAGCTAAAAGAAATAGGCGTTATCTCTGGTAAAGATATTACCACAGAGGCTGCCATTACTAAGCTAATGTTCTTACTCAAACAAAAAGACTTAACAGACTTTAAAACTGCTTTCGAGACTCCTATCTGTGGAGAAATGGAAGAATAA
- a CDS encoding 1-acyl-sn-glycerol-3-phosphate acyltransferase has translation MSKFDSIRHYHDHEVHEVLQQISKHPMIKALMGYTFPNKTEEEWMNALKEVKSIQQFQDDFAYHSIQRILEKSSNGLTTSGFDKLDKDTAYLYVSNHRDILMDTSLLNVALKDNKLVMTASAIGDNLVQKSFLLALAKVNRNFLVKRGLPPRELLESSKLMSEYIQHLLFEENRSVWIAQREGRTKDGNDATHQGVLKMIGMASDEANLMDYFKKVKIVPVSISYEYDPTDALKMPQLLAKANDEVYIKDKNEDFINLYSGIIGQKRGIHIHVGDVLDQELDNIKNTVDKTNKQMQAVATEIDKSIIANYFLWPTNYIAYDIMHNSNKFADKYTEKERQLFERRLELRVDKENKIIVDGFLAMYANPVINKLKLSDEQ, from the coding sequence ATGTCTAAGTTTGATTCTATACGCCACTACCACGATCACGAGGTACACGAAGTCTTGCAACAGATTTCTAAACACCCAATGATAAAAGCGTTAATGGGATATACTTTTCCTAATAAAACGGAAGAGGAATGGATGAATGCCTTAAAGGAAGTAAAGTCTATTCAACAATTTCAAGATGATTTTGCCTACCACTCTATTCAACGAATCCTAGAGAAAAGCTCTAATGGTTTGACAACTTCTGGGTTTGATAAATTAGATAAAGACACAGCTTATCTATACGTATCTAACCATAGAGATATCCTTATGGATACTTCTCTTCTCAACGTTGCTCTTAAAGACAATAAATTAGTTATGACAGCCTCTGCTATAGGGGATAACCTAGTGCAGAAATCATTTTTACTAGCGCTAGCTAAAGTAAATAGAAACTTCTTAGTTAAACGTGGATTACCACCTAGAGAACTATTAGAAAGTTCTAAACTAATGTCTGAATATATACAACATCTTTTATTCGAAGAGAACAGATCTGTGTGGATAGCACAGAGAGAAGGACGTACCAAAGATGGAAATGATGCAACTCATCAGGGAGTGCTGAAGATGATCGGAATGGCGTCTGATGAGGCTAACTTAATGGACTACTTCAAAAAAGTGAAGATAGTACCTGTATCTATCTCATATGAGTATGATCCTACGGATGCACTTAAGATGCCTCAGCTATTAGCTAAAGCGAATGATGAAGTATATATCAAAGATAAGAATGAAGACTTTATCAACTTATACAGTGGAATCATCGGTCAAAAACGTGGTATTCATATCCATGTAGGAGATGTTCTAGACCAAGAATTAGATAATATTAAAAACACTGTAGATAAGACTAATAAGCAAATGCAAGCTGTAGCTACAGAAATAGATAAGTCTATTATTGCTAACTATTTCTTATGGCCTACTAACTATATTGCTTATGATATTATGCATAACAGCAATAAGTTCGCTGATAAATATACAGAGAAAGAGAGGCAATTATTTGAAAGACGTCTTGAACTACGTGTAGATAAAGAGAACAAAATAATCGTAGATGGCTTCTTAGCTATGTATGCTAATCCTGTTATTAATAAACTAAAATTGAGTGATGAACAATAG
- a CDS encoding TatD family hydrolase, with the protein MIFTDTHTHLYSDAFAEDRKETINRAISSGVTRFFIPAIDSSYSNAMFELEQEFPNNVFLMMGLHPTDVKPETYKEELAYVERELERRTYYAVGEIGIDLYWDKSTLAIQQEAFQYQIQLAKKYKLPINIHCRDAFDEVFEVLEREKGEGLRGIFHCFTGTEEQALKAISYNLKLGIGGVATFKNGKIDQFLNKIPLEHIVLETDSPYLAPVPFRGKRNESAYIVNIAEKLADIYALPLEEIAKQTTANSIAVFGI; encoded by the coding sequence ATGATATTTACTGACACGCATACACATTTATACTCAGATGCTTTTGCAGAAGATCGTAAAGAAACAATAAATCGTGCAATATCTAGTGGAGTTACGCGTTTTTTTATACCAGCGATAGATTCAAGTTACAGCAATGCAATGTTTGAACTAGAGCAAGAGTTCCCTAATAATGTATTTCTTATGATGGGACTACATCCTACTGATGTAAAGCCAGAAACGTATAAAGAGGAGTTAGCTTACGTAGAGCGTGAACTCGAACGACGTACTTATTACGCTGTAGGAGAGATAGGCATTGACCTGTATTGGGATAAAAGTACTTTAGCCATACAGCAAGAAGCTTTTCAATATCAAATACAATTGGCAAAGAAATATAAATTGCCTATTAATATACACTGTCGAGATGCTTTTGACGAAGTGTTCGAAGTACTAGAACGAGAAAAAGGAGAAGGCCTTAGAGGGATATTCCACTGCTTCACAGGTACAGAAGAGCAAGCGCTAAAAGCTATTTCTTATAACCTAAAGCTAGGTATAGGTGGGGTAGCAACGTTTAAAAATGGTAAAATAGATCAGTTTTTAAACAAAATACCGCTAGAGCATATCGTATTAGAGACTGATTCTCCGTACCTTGCACCTGTCCCTTTTAGAGGAAAAAGAAATGAAAGTGCATATATCGTAAATATTGCAGAAAAATTAGCCGATATTTACGCGCTTCCTCTAGAAGAGATAGCAAAACAAACTACAGCAAATTCAATAGCTGTGTTTGGAATTTAA
- a CDS encoding retropepsin-like aspartic protease, whose translation MENMKDILKKGGYKKIKFKISKTNHLFIKAKINGILGDFILDTGASNSCIDFSHIDHFNIFPENSSTKASGAGANGMHTQVAYHNHLQMSRWHNKSFNLVIIDLTHVNVALIEYKVKTVHGIIGSDVLLQGNAIIDYKEQVLYIQ comes from the coding sequence ATGGAAAACATGAAAGATATATTAAAAAAGGGAGGATATAAGAAAATTAAGTTTAAAATATCTAAAACGAACCACCTTTTTATCAAGGCTAAAATCAATGGAATCCTAGGAGACTTTATCCTAGATACAGGAGCATCTAATAGTTGTATTGATTTTAGTCATATAGACCATTTTAATATTTTTCCTGAGAACTCATCTACTAAAGCTTCAGGTGCAGGAGCTAATGGAATGCATACCCAAGTAGCTTATCATAATCATTTACAAATGAGCCGTTGGCATAACAAGAGTTTTAACCTAGTAATTATAGATTTAACTCATGTCAATGTTGCCTTAATAGAGTATAAAGTAAAGACTGTACACGGGATTATAGGCTCAGATGTATTACTACAAGGGAATGCAATTATTGATTATAAAGAGCAAGTGCTTTATATTCAATAA
- a CDS encoding DUF3109 family protein, giving the protein MFQIGKTIVSEEVLEKEFVCNLSACKGECCIDGDAGAPVEDDEVEILRAVYDKVKPFLRPEGIKAIEEQGTSVYGDDDEYETPLIEGGECAYVIYENEMALCGIEKAYNEGLIDWKKPISCHLYPIRIKEFSSFSAVNYHKWHICSDACTLGQELSVPVYKFLKAPLIRKYGEDWYKELELVAEEWSKSRQ; this is encoded by the coding sequence ATGTTTCAAATAGGAAAAACAATCGTATCAGAAGAAGTTCTAGAAAAAGAATTCGTATGTAACCTTTCGGCTTGTAAAGGGGAGTGCTGTATAGACGGAGATGCAGGAGCACCTGTAGAAGATGATGAAGTAGAGATACTTAGAGCTGTATATGATAAAGTAAAACCTTTCTTACGTCCTGAAGGTATTAAGGCAATAGAAGAACAAGGTACATCTGTATATGGTGATGATGATGAGTATGAGACTCCTCTAATAGAAGGTGGAGAATGTGCTTATGTAATCTACGAAAATGAAATGGCACTATGTGGAATAGAGAAAGCGTATAACGAAGGTCTAATCGACTGGAAAAAGCCTATCTCATGTCACTTATATCCTATACGTATCAAAGAGTTCTCTTCTTTCTCTGCTGTGAACTATCACAAATGGCATATCTGTAGTGATGCTTGTACGCTAGGTCAAGAGTTAAGTGTACCTGTATATAAGTTCTTAAAAGCCCCTCTAATCAGAAAATATGGTGAAGACTGGTATAAAGAATTAGAACTAGTAGCAGAAGAGTGGAGTAAATCAAGACAATAG
- a CDS encoding FAD-dependent oxidoreductase: protein MEVFDVLIIGGGVSGVSCAQVIGSAVKKPFVTDKKVGIIMHQKSSMLQDAIFYNAYGVKQGTLGKDLLEQSIEDLNYYNHIDQIAGEKVISVQKRDGVFEVKTNKEVYYTSLVVVAINSSPTFEVEGLMEYVIPHKKSLAAKNRIQLRNEDHLVTEGVYVAGTLAGHRSQLAIAAGSGAAVATDILTLWNGGIETHSHDSTRVK, encoded by the coding sequence ATGGAAGTATTCGATGTACTAATCATAGGGGGAGGTGTATCAGGAGTTTCTTGTGCACAAGTTATTGGTAGTGCTGTAAAGAAACCTTTTGTAACAGATAAGAAAGTAGGTATTATTATGCATCAGAAGAGCTCAATGCTTCAAGATGCTATCTTCTATAATGCTTATGGAGTAAAACAAGGAACTTTAGGAAAAGACCTATTAGAACAGTCTATAGAAGACTTAAATTACTACAACCACATTGACCAAATCGCAGGTGAGAAGGTTATTTCTGTACAGAAGAGAGATGGAGTATTTGAAGTTAAGACGAATAAGGAAGTATACTATACTTCACTTGTAGTAGTAGCTATTAATTCTAGTCCTACTTTTGAAGTAGAAGGATTAATGGAATATGTGATACCACATAAGAAGTCACTAGCTGCTAAGAATAGAATCCAGTTGAGAAACGAAGATCATTTAGTGACAGAAGGAGTTTATGTGGCAGGAACATTAGCAGGACATAGAAGTCAGTTAGCAATAGCTGCAGGTAGTGGAGCTGCTGTAGCTACAGACATTCTGACTTTGTGGAATGGGGGAATAGAAACACATAGCCATGATAGTACTAGAGTGAAGTAA
- a CDS encoding PCMD domain-containing protein codes for MIHKTKLKILALAMCTMPLLATAQSEKVESIKLGNMDHWMVREIKESFIIGGNTQYLYEITETKDTLKDNTPYKNKKSPWATSSVLATVSGITKGSVTVFPEKRDNGYAARLETRIEKVKVLGVININVLASGTIFLGEMIEPITDTKNPQSKLVTGIPFTKKPKALQFDYKVTTGGPSKRVNGMGSGTDAKRNDKAEIQILLQKRWEDKDGNVYAKRIGTGWELMDKSVKTWQNKHRLTVNYGDITKQSYYGAHMALRTGSNAYYTRNSKGKMVPIIEEGWGTADDEVTHLIVQFSSSNGGAYIGNTDSRLWIDNVGLVY; via the coding sequence ATGATACACAAAACTAAACTAAAGATACTAGCCCTAGCAATGTGTACTATGCCACTGCTAGCTACGGCGCAGAGTGAAAAAGTAGAGTCTATAAAACTAGGTAATATGGATCACTGGATGGTACGCGAGATTAAAGAATCGTTTATCATCGGGGGTAATACACAATACCTATACGAGATCACTGAAACAAAAGATACGCTAAAAGACAATACACCTTATAAGAATAAAAAGTCTCCTTGGGCTACCTCATCTGTACTAGCTACTGTAAGTGGTATAACGAAAGGGAGTGTAACGGTATTCCCTGAAAAAAGAGATAATGGGTACGCTGCTCGTTTAGAGACTCGTATAGAGAAAGTGAAAGTACTAGGGGTAATTAATATCAATGTACTCGCTAGTGGAACAATCTTCTTAGGAGAAATGATAGAACCTATCACAGATACTAAAAACCCTCAAAGTAAACTAGTAACAGGTATTCCTTTTACTAAAAAGCCTAAAGCACTACAGTTCGACTATAAAGTAACTACTGGTGGTCCTTCTAAACGTGTGAATGGTATGGGAAGCGGAACTGATGCTAAGCGAAATGATAAAGCTGAGATACAGATTCTACTACAAAAGAGATGGGAAGACAAAGATGGAAATGTGTATGCTAAACGTATAGGTACGGGATGGGAACTGATGGATAAGTCTGTAAAAACATGGCAAAACAAACACCGTCTGACTGTAAACTATGGTGATATCACGAAGCAGAGTTACTATGGTGCTCACATGGCACTGAGAACAGGTAGCAATGCATACTACACTAGAAATAGCAAAGGTAAGATGGTGCCGATCATAGAAGAAGGTTGGGGTACTGCTGATGACGAGGTAACTCACCTAATCGTACAATTCTCTTCTAGTAATGGAGGGGCGTATATCGGTAATACGGATAGCCGTTTATGGATAGATAATGTAGGATTGGTTTATTAA